In a genomic window of Nostoc sp. UHCC 0870:
- a CDS encoding VOC family protein: MNQTLFHLAFPVTDIAQAKTYYVDGLGCIPGRENPQALILNLYGHQLVAHLTKEPLTRQRTIYPRHFGLIFTQETDWKELLQRAQQKQLLFREEPKNRFVGSTLEHCTFFLEDPFNNLMEFKYYRHPEAIFGSYEYTQIGDRA; this comes from the coding sequence ATGAACCAAACTTTATTTCACCTAGCTTTCCCTGTGACTGATATTGCCCAGGCAAAAACATACTATGTTGATGGCTTAGGCTGTATACCCGGTCGTGAAAACCCCCAAGCCCTCATTCTCAATCTTTATGGTCATCAATTAGTAGCCCATTTGACCAAAGAACCTTTAACGCGTCAACGCACTATTTATCCTAGACACTTTGGTTTAATTTTTACCCAAGAAACAGACTGGAAAGAACTACTACAAAGGGCGCAACAAAAACAGCTTTTATTTCGTGAAGAACCCAAAAATCGCTTTGTTGGTTCTACCCTAGAACATTGCACTTTTTTTTTAGAAGATCCGTTTAATAATTTAATGGAATTTAAATATTATCGCCACCCAGAAGCAATTTTTGGGAGCTATGAATATACTCAAATTGGTGATAGGGCTTAA
- a CDS encoding peptidase domain-containing ABC transporter produces the protein MASGENSKADSQITDELKLQDHESLRQYVLASIPWNQPPLGLLNPEQKSQLEQRLETRRYRLGEKIWSSELGGYQFLIIAGKVRLREEDTGTPLVALEVGDWFGDLQKIPGDYKAVAATKEVVVVCWDTKLWAELSTPEIEDFWLGVAQPESPVIATKVQVFQPITPEPTPTPQPTAQNYPFVTNGNTAAACLTMAAQQLNNPVKLEWVQRQLRGQNAKQVVEAGEKLGLVLRRVQISWSELRQLSFPALLQWESQSWVIAYGVKGDRLIIANPLHPDSICESLPQSVVEQVWDGQLWQVELISQQEKFNLSWFTPAVWKYRKLLGEVLLASFTLQLLGLGTPLITQVVIDKVMVQESLPTLDVMAIALLFIALFESILGILRLFIFTHTARRLDLSLSGQLFRHLMRLPLAYFESRRVGDTVARVQELEQIRQFLTGTALTVILDSIFAVVYLVLMFYYNIPLTFVALAVLPLFATLTIVATPILRNWLNETFNRSADSQSFLVETITGIHSVKAHAAESVARDRWEGLFARFVRTGFKASTTSNISSNIGDFLTNLSSLLILWVGAKLVIDQKLTVGQLVAFQMLSGRVTGPLLRLVQLWQNLQQVLLSVDRIGDILNVAPEAEMGTGLVLPPLKGEVSFEQVFFRYKANTEPVLRGISFNVEPGQFVGIVGRSGSGKSTLSKLLQRLYQIESGRILIDGFDIKSADLSSLRQQIGVVLQEDFLFNGTILENITLGNPNITAEQVVEAARMAVAHDFISQLPYGYENNVGERGTALSGGQRQRIALARLFLSEAPILVLDEATSALDSETEQQVLQNLQKISANRTVFLIAHRFAPLKRADQILVLERGVIAERGTHPQLLQQKGLYWSLYQRQQANV, from the coding sequence ATGGCTAGCGGAGAAAATTCAAAAGCTGACAGTCAAATTACAGATGAGTTAAAACTTCAGGATCATGAATCTCTAAGACAATACGTGCTAGCTAGTATACCTTGGAATCAACCACCTCTGGGTTTGCTCAATCCTGAACAAAAATCCCAATTAGAACAACGTTTAGAAACCCGTCGCTATCGACTGGGAGAGAAAATTTGGTCGAGCGAATTAGGCGGCTACCAGTTTTTAATTATTGCTGGTAAAGTTCGCCTGCGGGAAGAAGATACAGGTACACCTTTAGTAGCCTTAGAGGTGGGAGATTGGTTTGGCGACTTACAAAAAATCCCAGGGGATTATAAAGCTGTAGCTGCTACTAAAGAAGTAGTTGTAGTTTGTTGGGATACAAAACTGTGGGCGGAACTATCTACCCCAGAAATAGAAGATTTTTGGTTAGGTGTAGCACAACCTGAGAGTCCAGTCATTGCCACCAAAGTACAAGTATTCCAGCCCATTACACCAGAACCAACCCCAACTCCTCAGCCGACAGCCCAGAATTATCCTTTTGTTACTAATGGGAATACAGCAGCCGCTTGTTTAACAATGGCAGCCCAACAGTTAAATAATCCCGTGAAATTGGAATGGGTACAACGCCAACTCAGGGGACAGAATGCCAAACAAGTTGTTGAAGCCGGGGAAAAATTAGGGTTAGTGCTGCGGCGGGTGCAAATTAGTTGGAGTGAGTTACGACAGTTGTCATTTCCGGCTTTACTCCAATGGGAATCACAGTCATGGGTAATAGCTTATGGTGTGAAAGGCGATCGCTTAATTATCGCTAATCCCCTCCATCCTGATAGTATTTGTGAGAGCCTGCCGCAATCAGTGGTTGAGCAAGTCTGGGATGGGCAGTTGTGGCAAGTAGAACTGATATCCCAGCAAGAAAAATTCAACCTGAGTTGGTTTACTCCAGCTGTTTGGAAATATCGCAAACTGTTAGGAGAAGTCTTACTAGCTTCTTTTACCTTGCAGTTATTGGGGTTGGGGACACCACTAATTACCCAGGTGGTGATTGATAAAGTCATGGTACAGGAGAGTTTACCCACTCTCGATGTCATGGCGATCGCACTGTTATTTATCGCATTATTTGAGTCTATACTCGGTATTCTCCGGCTATTTATCTTTACTCACACAGCCAGACGCTTAGACTTAAGTTTATCAGGACAGTTATTTCGTCATCTCATGCGCTTGCCCTTGGCTTATTTTGAGTCTAGGCGCGTCGGGGATACTGTCGCCAGAGTGCAAGAACTGGAACAAATCCGCCAGTTTCTTACAGGTACAGCATTAACGGTAATTTTAGATAGCATCTTTGCTGTTGTCTATTTGGTGTTGATGTTCTACTACAACATCCCTCTCACCTTTGTAGCGTTAGCAGTTTTACCACTGTTTGCCACCTTGACGATAGTTGCAACACCGATTTTGCGTAACTGGTTAAACGAAACCTTTAACCGCAGTGCTGATAGTCAGTCATTTTTAGTAGAAACAATCACGGGTATCCATTCTGTCAAAGCTCATGCAGCCGAATCAGTAGCCCGCGATCGCTGGGAAGGCTTATTTGCTCGTTTTGTCCGTACTGGCTTTAAAGCTTCCACTACTTCTAACATTAGCAGTAATATTGGTGACTTCCTCACTAATTTATCTTCCCTATTAATCCTCTGGGTAGGTGCAAAATTAGTGATTGATCAAAAGCTGACAGTTGGGCAACTTGTAGCCTTTCAAATGCTATCTGGTAGGGTGACAGGTCCACTGTTGCGGTTAGTGCAGTTGTGGCAAAATCTGCAACAAGTTTTACTCTCAGTAGACAGAATTGGGGATATTCTCAACGTCGCCCCAGAAGCGGAAATGGGGACAGGTTTAGTCTTACCACCCCTGAAAGGAGAAGTTAGCTTTGAACAAGTATTTTTTCGTTATAAAGCTAACACTGAACCTGTTTTGCGAGGCATTTCTTTTAATGTTGAACCAGGGCAATTTGTCGGGATTGTCGGACGCAGTGGTTCTGGTAAAAGTACCCTATCTAAACTCTTACAAAGACTCTATCAAATAGAATCAGGACGCATTCTGATTGATGGTTTTGATATTAAGAGTGCTGATTTATCATCACTGCGGCAACAAATTGGTGTAGTTCTCCAAGAAGACTTTTTATTTAATGGTACTATCTTGGAAAATATTACCCTGGGCAATCCCAATATTACCGCCGAACAAGTAGTAGAAGCGGCAAGAATGGCGGTAGCCCACGACTTTATCAGTCAATTACCCTATGGTTATGAAAATAATGTTGGGGAACGGGGTACAGCCTTATCTGGAGGACAAAGACAACGCATTGCTTTAGCGAGGTTGTTTCTCTCGGAAGCACCGATTTTAGTATTAGATGAAGCTACCAGTGCTTTAGATAGTGAAACTGAGCAACAGGTACTACAAAATCTGCAAAAGATATCCGCTAACCGGACTGTATTTTTGATTGCTCACCGCTTTGCACCTCTCAAACGAGCTGATCAAATTTTAGTGTTAGAGCGAGGGGTGATTGCTGAACGTGGTACTCATCCACAATTATTGCAGCAAAAGGGTTTGTATTGGTCACTTTACCAACGCCAGCAAGCAAACGTGTAG
- a CDS encoding DUF5615 family PIN-like protein, with translation MKFLADMGISLRTVSWLRNCGYDVLHLRDEGLQKLPDHEILIKARIEERILLTIDLDFAQLLAVSGDSLPSVILFRLGNENYDVINERLTQVLSECQDELEAGSIISVSNETFRVRRLPI, from the coding sequence ATGAAGTTTTTGGCAGATATGGGAATTTCGCTACGAACTGTATCTTGGTTGCGTAATTGTGGTTATGATGTGTTGCATTTGCGTGATGAAGGGTTACAAAAGCTACCAGATCATGAGATTTTAATCAAAGCTCGCATAGAAGAAAGAATTTTATTAACGATAGATTTGGATTTTGCTCAACTTTTAGCAGTGAGTGGGGATAGTTTACCTAGCGTAATTTTGTTTAGGTTAGGTAATGAAAATTATGATGTAATTAATGAACGTTTGACACAAGTTTTGAGTGAGTGTCAGGATGAGCTAGAAGCAGGGTCAATTATTTCTGTCAGTAATGAAACTTTCCGAGTGAGGCGATTGCCAATATGA
- a CDS encoding TIGR00297 family protein encodes MFSFISSANPWLVGVGLNAILLSLVWFAPKKLLTPAGVFHAWLLGVLIWGTIGWRGYVVVMFYFLVGSGVTRIGLAQKEAEGIAEKRSGARGPENVWGSALTAALCAVGFGLINAGIILPNSQSLIPNPQSLLLLGYVASFSTKLSDTCASEVGKAYGKRTFLITTLQPVARGTEGAVSLEGTLAGVVASIAIAILGWGVSLVSPMGILWCVLAAFVATNLESVIGATLQAKYTWLTNEVVNIVNTSIGAIAAMLFAFIWASLFS; translated from the coding sequence ATGTTCTCATTTATTAGCTCTGCCAATCCTTGGTTAGTAGGAGTAGGACTAAACGCCATTTTATTGAGTTTAGTTTGGTTTGCTCCCAAAAAGCTGCTGACTCCGGCGGGAGTATTCCACGCTTGGCTATTGGGCGTATTGATTTGGGGAACTATCGGCTGGCGGGGATATGTAGTAGTGATGTTTTATTTTTTAGTGGGTTCTGGTGTGACGCGCATCGGCTTGGCACAAAAAGAGGCCGAAGGTATTGCTGAAAAGCGTTCAGGTGCGAGAGGCCCGGAAAACGTCTGGGGTTCGGCTTTGACTGCGGCGTTGTGTGCAGTAGGATTCGGACTAATTAATGCTGGAATAATTTTACCTAATTCCCAGTCCCTCATCCCCAATCCCCAATCTCTACTCTTGTTGGGCTATGTGGCAAGTTTTAGTACAAAGCTGTCTGATACCTGTGCTAGTGAAGTGGGTAAAGCCTACGGTAAAAGGACTTTTTTAATTACTACACTGCAACCCGTAGCGAGAGGGACAGAGGGTGCTGTGAGTTTAGAAGGGACTTTAGCGGGTGTAGTGGCTTCAATTGCGATCGCTATTTTAGGTTGGGGTGTGAGTTTAGTTTCACCGATGGGTATACTGTGGTGTGTCTTAGCAGCATTCGTTGCCACAAATTTAGAAAGTGTCATTGGTGCAACCCTGCAAGCTAAATACACTTGGCTGACAAATGAAGTCGTTAATATTGTTAACACTTCAATTGGTGCGATCGCAGCTATGCTATTCGCTTTTATCTGGGCAAGTTTATTTAGTTAA
- a CDS encoding peptidylprolyl isomerase: protein METLSFLSIDEQPISVEQTVKYLQTSGKLSQFISDVLRQYVIEQEISTREDIEINSALSEQSVIDFRLKNQLADPQVFQEWLRRNGTDYNTFHAAITFNFKLEKLKALVTEAKISEYFIERKIFLDRVVLSRIVVDSGELAEELQLQITEGGSFEQLAKEYSQADDRIVNGMMGPISRGTMPDILRAAIDAANPGQVVGPIELDGRFGLFRIEQLLPASLEDTQLTQALQNELFEQWLAEKIQKLTVKLQMS, encoded by the coding sequence ATGGAAACTTTATCGTTTTTGAGCATTGACGAGCAGCCAATTTCTGTTGAACAAACAGTAAAATATCTGCAAACATCAGGAAAATTGTCTCAGTTTATTAGTGATGTGCTTCGTCAGTATGTAATTGAGCAAGAAATCAGCACGCGGGAGGATATAGAAATCAATTCAGCCCTGTCAGAACAGAGTGTTATTGATTTTCGCCTGAAAAATCAACTAGCTGATCCTCAAGTTTTTCAGGAATGGTTGAGGAGAAATGGTACTGATTACAATACATTCCACGCTGCCATTACGTTCAATTTTAAATTAGAAAAATTAAAAGCTTTAGTGACAGAGGCAAAAATCTCTGAATACTTTATTGAACGGAAAATTTTTCTGGATCGTGTGGTACTCTCACGAATTGTGGTGGATAGTGGGGAACTGGCAGAAGAGTTACAACTGCAAATCACCGAAGGAGGTAGTTTTGAGCAATTAGCCAAGGAGTATTCCCAAGCAGACGATCGCATTGTCAACGGTATGATGGGGCCGATTAGCCGAGGCACAATGCCAGATATATTAAGGGCTGCTATTGATGCCGCCAACCCTGGACAAGTAGTAGGCCCTATAGAACTTGATGGACGCTTTGGGTTGTTTCGCATAGAACAATTATTACCCGCGTCTTTAGAAGATACGCAATTAACACAAGCACTACAAAACGAATTATTTGAACAATGGCTAGCGGAGAAAATTCAAAAGCTGACAGTCAAATTACAGATGAGTTAA
- a CDS encoding AAA-like domain-containing protein: MTYTNDSQIRILFLTAEPTDTAKLRLGQELREIKQKLQQSQHRERFQLEYVLSARSGDVSQELLKFEPHIVHFSGHGASTGELCFEDGLGKVQSVKPQALAALFELVADQVQCVLLNACYSVTQAEAIAKYIPFVIGMNTAIGDQAAIAFAVGFYKALGANHSPEKAFKFGCAEIGLEGIPEELTPVLYQKTVQQSPDGFYVERPPIEQQCYEEIRQQGALIRIKAPDKMGKTSLMNRILTYARANNYQTVTLSCRGLIDRQLATDMEKFLQSFCAAVSKELGLTNQVHEYWDNRVTPIYNSSEYFKKYLLPNTTNELVLALNDVDLIFEHNEISQDFCSLLRSFYDMARRGDPNNRIWERLRLIIVHSTEVYASLDINSSPLANVGLIVDLPEFNQKQVQCLVKLYGLKWNTNQVDKLMAMVGGHPYLLRTAINNIKSKKKNLDKFLAEASTLSGAYRDHLQELLETLENSPELRMAFIQVISADENNPVRLHPRISRSLQRLGLVNLHGNFAKPRCELYRLYFRAFL; the protein is encoded by the coding sequence ATGACCTACACCAACGATAGCCAGATTAGAATTTTGTTTTTAACTGCTGAACCTACTGATACGGCTAAACTGCGTTTAGGACAAGAGTTGCGAGAAATCAAGCAAAAGTTACAACAAAGCCAGCATCGAGAAAGATTTCAGCTAGAGTACGTATTATCTGCACGTTCTGGAGATGTTAGCCAGGAATTACTGAAATTTGAGCCTCATATTGTGCATTTTTCAGGACATGGCGCAAGTACAGGTGAGCTTTGCTTTGAGGATGGTTTGGGTAAAGTTCAGTCAGTCAAACCGCAAGCTTTAGCTGCATTGTTTGAATTAGTAGCCGATCAAGTCCAGTGTGTACTTCTGAATGCTTGTTATTCCGTCACTCAGGCGGAGGCTATTGCTAAGTATATCCCTTTTGTCATTGGTATGAACACTGCTATTGGCGATCAAGCTGCGATCGCTTTTGCTGTGGGTTTTTACAAAGCATTAGGAGCAAATCATTCCCCTGAAAAGGCTTTTAAATTTGGGTGTGCGGAGATTGGACTAGAAGGTATTCCCGAAGAACTAACTCCAGTTCTCTATCAAAAAACAGTCCAGCAATCTCCTGATGGTTTTTATGTAGAACGCCCTCCCATCGAACAGCAATGTTATGAAGAGATTAGACAACAGGGTGCTTTAATACGGATTAAAGCACCAGATAAGATGGGTAAAACATCTTTAATGAATAGGATTCTTACCTATGCGAGAGCGAATAACTATCAAACCGTAACATTGAGTTGCAGAGGGTTAATAGATCGCCAATTAGCAACTGATATGGAGAAATTTCTCCAGTCATTTTGTGCTGCTGTTAGCAAAGAGCTAGGTTTAACCAATCAGGTACATGAATATTGGGACAACCGAGTGACTCCTATTTATAACAGTAGCGAATATTTTAAAAAATACCTGTTGCCAAATACGACTAATGAGTTAGTGCTAGCTCTAAATGATGTTGATTTAATTTTTGAACACAATGAAATTTCTCAAGACTTTTGTAGCCTTCTCAGAAGTTTTTATGATATGGCAAGGCGCGGCGATCCTAATAATAGGATTTGGGAAAGACTTCGTTTAATAATTGTTCATTCTACAGAAGTTTATGCTTCACTAGATATCAATAGTTCACCTCTTGCCAATGTGGGATTGATAGTTGATTTACCAGAATTTAACCAGAAACAGGTGCAATGTTTAGTCAAGTTATATGGACTCAAATGGAATACGAATCAAGTAGATAAACTTATGGCTATGGTAGGAGGACATCCCTATCTTTTACGAACTGCTATTAATAATATTAAATCGAAGAAAAAGAACCTTGATAAATTTTTAGCAGAAGCATCCACCTTATCAGGAGCATACAGAGATCATCTACAAGAACTCTTGGAAACACTCGAAAATAGTCCAGAGTTAAGAATGGCATTTATTCAGGTTATATCTGCGGATGAAAACAATCCAGTTCGGTTACATCCGAGAATTTCTAGGTCTTTGCAACGCTTGGGATTAGTCAATTTACACGGGAATTTTGCCAAGCCGCGTTGTGAATTATATCGACTATATTTTCGAGCTTTTCTTTAG
- a CDS encoding 16S rRNA (uracil(1498)-N(3))-methyltransferase yields MSQLQRIAIAPSQLQEHQILLTPPQQHYLKRVLRLGEGEQFIAMDGLGKWWLAQITGEHAKVLESLIVETELPVAITLMMALPKGSGFDEVVRSCTELGVACIAPVLSDRTLLNPSPQKLERWRRIAAEAAEQSERAFVPTILEPVTFKDAVTNSTASHRYICEARGEYSHLQSVITKIAGDVVIATGPEGGWTDREIEEAIAAEFQPVSLGRRILRAVTAPIVALSLISAACEV; encoded by the coding sequence ATGTCTCAACTACAACGAATTGCGATCGCACCTTCCCAACTCCAAGAACATCAAATTTTACTCACACCACCACAACAACATTACTTAAAGCGGGTGTTGCGTTTGGGTGAGGGTGAGCAATTTATTGCTATGGATGGACTGGGTAAATGGTGGTTAGCTCAGATAACTGGAGAACACGCAAAGGTCTTAGAATCGCTAATTGTTGAGACTGAGTTACCTGTAGCCATTACTTTAATGATGGCTTTACCCAAAGGTAGCGGTTTTGATGAAGTGGTGCGGAGTTGTACTGAGTTAGGTGTAGCTTGTATTGCTCCAGTGTTGAGCGATCGCACTTTACTAAATCCCAGTCCGCAAAAGCTGGAACGTTGGCGGCGTATTGCAGCCGAAGCCGCAGAACAATCAGAGCGTGCTTTTGTCCCAACAATTTTAGAACCTGTAACATTTAAAGATGCTGTAACTAATAGCACAGCTAGTCACCGCTATATTTGTGAAGCGCGTGGTGAGTATAGCCATCTTCAGAGCGTAATTACCAAGATTGCGGGAGATGTTGTCATAGCTACTGGCCCGGAAGGAGGATGGACAGATAGAGAAATTGAGGAAGCGATCGCCGCAGAGTTTCAACCAGTATCTTTAGGTCGTCGTATCTTACGGGCAGTAACAGCACCTATAGTAGCATTATCCCTAATTTCCGCAGCGTGTGAAGTATAA
- a CDS encoding tetratricopeptide repeat protein, whose translation MARVSYGDDVKARVRLLLEKFLAYVNHELENSELYKIALNWENSQQVIVRTQLRVLAELSGLTTKQVGEALNRLKDFLDILEDLREHKQGSADWHFRLKLWHDKSDKDGNLQKFDAEWQRRREELPGVQRGEGRKTQPQPTRYENIPFSWVVEFVGRETELQKLHELLQENQQVAIAAIAGMGGVGKTELAVQYANSHRVTYQGGICWLSALQDVGVQLVQFAANKLQLKPPEDLDLVGRVQYCLTNWHEGEVLLVIDNVTNYRDEVRCYLESVPSRFKQLITTREKLQSPIARLDLDVLTPLAAMQLLKSIVSRERLRREALVARKLCKWLGYLPLGLELVGRYLLGDEELSLAEMLQDLENERLQHEALDEAPQEMAVKWGVAAAFELSWRRLRENAQHLGCVLSLFALAPISWELVEGITINNEAQNWKKARRELLQLHLLQPKGEGIYQLHPLLREFFQSKLTGLEQAEEFKHSVCRVMIAVAQDIPETPTLEQIKDVAPAIPHLAEVANNLIQYVSDKDLLWPFVGNARFYNGRGLYNQAIPWSEQCLKITKKRLGEEHPSVATSLNNLAGLYESQGRYSKAEPLYKQSLTLTQHLLGDENPSVATSLNNLALLYKSQGKYSQAEPLYIQALALRRKLLGEEHPSVATSLNNLALLYKSQGRYNEAEHMCLKACELMQRLRGDEDLDVANSLDNLALIYDFQGKYNEAEPLYLRVLEVRRRLLGEQHPDFALSLNNLAALYYSQGRYSKAEPLYLKALSLWQGLLGQEHPYVALSLNNLAGLYYSQGKYSEAEPLFLEALVLTQRLMGQQHPDFAQSLHNLAVVYHSQGRYTETEPLYLQALEIFEQQLGVNHPDTVNCRNNLAKLRDRLNSDQQL comes from the coding sequence ATGGCGCGTGTTAGCTATGGTGATGATGTCAAAGCACGGGTAAGGCTGCTATTAGAAAAGTTTTTGGCTTATGTTAATCATGAGTTAGAAAACAGTGAACTTTATAAAATTGCCCTTAACTGGGAAAACTCACAGCAAGTTATAGTCAGAACACAGCTAAGAGTCTTGGCGGAACTTAGCGGTTTAACCACAAAGCAAGTCGGAGAAGCACTAAATCGACTGAAAGATTTTTTAGACATTCTCGAAGATTTGCGCGAACACAAGCAAGGTTCGGCAGACTGGCACTTTCGACTGAAGCTTTGGCATGATAAAAGCGACAAAGACGGGAATTTACAGAAATTTGATGCAGAATGGCAACGCCGCCGAGAAGAATTACCAGGTGTGCAGCGTGGGGAAGGTAGAAAAACTCAACCCCAGCCTACCCGTTACGAAAATATTCCTTTTAGTTGGGTGGTGGAGTTTGTCGGACGAGAAACGGAATTGCAAAAACTGCATGAACTATTGCAGGAAAATCAACAGGTAGCAATTGCGGCTATTGCTGGGATGGGTGGAGTCGGGAAAACAGAACTAGCTGTGCAATACGCCAATTCTCACCGCGTTACTTATCAAGGTGGGATTTGTTGGTTGTCTGCATTACAGGATGTGGGGGTGCAACTGGTGCAGTTCGCTGCTAATAAACTGCAATTAAAGCCGCCAGAAGATTTAGATTTAGTTGGGAGAGTACAGTATTGTCTGACAAATTGGCATGAGGGTGAGGTTTTATTGGTAATTGATAACGTCACTAACTATCGAGATGAGGTTAGGTGTTATTTAGAATCTGTTCCTTCGCGGTTTAAGCAGTTAATTACCACACGGGAAAAATTACAGTCGCCAATAGCGCGCTTGGATTTAGATGTGCTGACACCACTAGCGGCGATGCAGTTATTAAAATCCATAGTGAGTAGGGAACGACTGCGACGTGAGGCTTTAGTTGCTAGAAAGCTTTGTAAATGGTTGGGATATTTGCCCTTGGGTTTAGAATTAGTCGGGCGTTATTTGTTAGGTGATGAGGAATTATCCCTAGCAGAAATGCTGCAAGACTTGGAAAATGAGCGTTTGCAGCATGAGGCTTTAGACGAAGCTCCCCAAGAAATGGCTGTGAAATGGGGTGTTGCGGCTGCTTTTGAGTTGAGTTGGCGACGTTTGCGAGAAAATGCCCAACATTTAGGCTGTGTTTTGAGTTTATTTGCTTTAGCTCCCATTTCTTGGGAGTTGGTGGAGGGGATAACAATAAATAATGAGGCTCAAAATTGGAAAAAAGCCAGACGTGAGTTGTTACAGTTACACCTACTTCAGCCTAAAGGTGAGGGAATATATCAATTGCATCCCCTGTTGCGGGAGTTTTTCCAATCTAAGCTTACAGGTTTAGAACAGGCAGAGGAATTTAAGCATTCAGTTTGTAGAGTGATGATAGCAGTTGCTCAAGATATTCCTGAAACCCCCACACTTGAGCAAATTAAGGATGTCGCCCCAGCAATACCTCACTTAGCTGAAGTAGCAAACAATCTCATTCAATATGTCAGCGATAAAGATTTACTTTGGCCATTCGTCGGTAATGCTCGTTTTTACAATGGTCGGGGATTGTATAACCAAGCTATACCTTGGTCTGAGCAGTGCCTAAAAATCACCAAAAAACGCTTAGGGGAAGAACATCCATCTGTCGCTACTAGCCTCAACAATCTAGCGGGACTCTATGAATCCCAAGGCAGATATAGCAAAGCCGAACCTCTATACAAGCAAAGTTTGACGCTAACGCAACACCTGCTAGGAGACGAAAATCCATCTGTCGCCACTAGCCTCAACAATTTGGCATTACTCTACAAATCCCAAGGGAAATACAGCCAAGCCGAACCCTTGTACATCCAAGCTTTGGCACTGCGGCGCAAACTCCTGGGTGAAGAACATCCATCTGTCGCCACTAGCCTCAACAATCTGGCATTACTCTACAAATCCCAAGGAAGATATAACGAAGCTGAACATATGTGTTTGAAAGCTTGTGAACTAATGCAACGTCTACGGGGAGACGAAGATTTAGATGTTGCCAATAGCCTTGACAATTTAGCGTTAATCTATGATTTCCAAGGAAAATATAACGAAGCTGAACCTCTATACCTGCGAGTTTTAGAAGTAAGACGACGCTTACTGGGGGAGCAACATCCCGATTTTGCACTTAGCCTAAATAATCTGGCAGCACTCTACTACTCCCAAGGAAGATACAGCAAAGCTGAACCCTTATACCTAAAGGCTTTGTCACTATGGCAAGGACTGTTGGGGCAAGAACACCCTTATGTTGCACTTAGCCTAAATAATTTGGCAGGACTCTATTACTCACAAGGAAAATACAGCGAAGCCGAACCACTGTTTCTGGAAGCATTGGTATTAACACAACGCTTAATGGGACAGCAACATCCAGATTTTGCTCAAAGCCTTCACAATTTAGCAGTAGTCTACCACTCTCAAGGACGATATACAGAAACAGAACCACTCTATCTGCAAGCTTTGGAGATTTTTGAGCAACAGTTAGGCGTGAATCATCCCGATACTGTTAATTGTCGTAACAATTTGGCAAAACTTCGTGATCGCCTCAACTCAGATCAGCAATTATAA
- a CDS encoding lipase family alpha/beta hydrolase: protein MKTKNQQRNPVLLVHGITDTEAVFDEMAVFLGKQGWPVYSLDLVPNNGEVGLDVLAQQLANYIARNFAPEQTLDVVGFSMGGIVSRYYIQRLGGIERVQRFITISSPHHGTVVAYASHNLGCLQMRPNSEFLKDLNADAMMLEQLNFTSIWTNYDLMIIPANSSKMPIGKEVIIPVALHSWMLTDSRCIAEVAAALAEPIKPYHQFEYIHSSQKLLLGGDNI, encoded by the coding sequence ATGAAGACAAAAAACCAACAGCGTAATCCTGTATTGTTGGTACATGGCATTACTGATACGGAAGCAGTCTTTGATGAAATGGCTGTTTTTTTAGGAAAACAGGGCTGGCCTGTGTATTCACTAGATTTAGTCCCAAATAATGGTGAAGTAGGCTTGGATGTATTGGCACAGCAACTTGCTAACTACATTGCCAGAAACTTTGCACCAGAACAAACCTTAGATGTAGTAGGCTTCAGCATGGGCGGAATTGTTAGCCGTTACTATATCCAACGGCTGGGAGGAATTGAGCGTGTGCAACGGTTTATTACGATTTCTTCACCGCATCATGGAACTGTTGTTGCTTATGCTTCCCACAATCTTGGGTGCTTACAAATGCGTCCTAACAGCGAATTTCTCAAAGATTTAAATGCTGATGCGATGATGTTAGAACAGTTAAATTTTACTTCTATTTGGACAAATTATGATTTGATGATTATTCCTGCGAATAGTTCCAAAATGCCCATAGGTAAAGAAGTAATCATTCCAGTAGCGTTGCATTCATGGATGCTCACAGACTCTCGTTGCATAGCCGAAGTAGCCGCAGCTTTGGCAGAACCAATTAAGCCCTATCACCAATTTGAGTATATTCATAGCTCCCAAAAATTGCTTCTGGGTGGCGATAATATTTAA